A segment of the Pseudoalteromonas sp. DL-6 genome:
AGCCGTTGTGCCTTGCAGCACTTCTATATTTAATGTGGTTGCCTTAGTGGGTAACGCGAACACAACTTCAATATTGATCATGCACGTTCTCCATACACGGTTTTTGCACGTTGAGTAAACGCACTCACCATGTTTTTTGCCACATCATTAAAAATTTTACCGAACGCTAGCTCTATTAGCTTACTTGAAAATTCAAACTCTAGCTGTAAATTAACCTTACACGCATGTGTATCTAATTGCTGAAAGTGCCAGCGACCCTGTAGGGTTTTAAAAGGACCATCAACCAAGCGAAGCATCACTGTTTGCTCATCAATTAGGGTATTTTCAGTGGTAAACCATTTTTTTATGCCGGCTTTAGATATTTCTAAACTAGCGGTCATGTTATTATCATGCTGCTTAATAATTTTTGAGTCTGAACAATTAGGTAAAAACTGTGAATAGGCTTCTACATCATTGACTAGATCAAACATCTCTTTAGTGCTGTACATAACCAGCGCGCTTTTTTCTATTTGTGGCATACTCACTCCCAACTGTGTGCAGGAATTTTAGCAAGCTTTGTGCGTTTCCCCAAACTTTCATCGCGCTTAAATTAATCCTTCGCTTTTGCATGTATAATTTAAAAAAATCGATGTAAAACATCTTGTATAACGTATATTATAGGGCATTATGGCTAAGAAAAATTCATCAAAATCGACAAGTAATACCATCGCGCTAAATAAAAAAGCGCGACACGAGTATTTTTTACACGACAAGTTTGAAGCAGGTGTTGAACTCCAAGGCTGGGAAGTAAAAAGTATCCGAGCAGGTAAAGTAAATATCTCTGAAACTTATATTCATCTTAAAAACGGTGAAGCATTTTTATTAGGCAGTACCATTCAGCCTTTAAATAGCGCATCGACCCATGTTATTTGTGACCCGCTACGTTACCGTAAATTACTACTAAGCAGGCGTGAGCTTGACCGCTTAGTTGGTGCAACTGAACGTGATGGTTATTCATTAGTTGCCACCGCTATGTATTGGAAAAAATGCTGGGTGAAGCTTGAATTCCATTTAGCTAAAGGTAAGAAAATGCATGACAAACGTGAAGACGGCAAAAATAAAGATTGGTCCCGTGAAAAAGAACGTTTAATGAAACATAAAGTTTAAATAAAAACGTCTAACATCATGTTAGGCGTTTTTTTTAATTAAATTTTTAGCAAAATACAAATTATTACAAATTAAAGTCGCTCGGTGATTTATTTTTAAATAATGAGAAGACCCCCCTCCCGCACCAGATAGCGAGTATCCCATCGTTTTCCTTTATTAAGAAAATAAGTACATATTCGTGCCGATAACAAAATCATCTTTGCGGCTAATTGATAACACCTAAGTTACATGGTATTAATAATTCGGCTTGTAAAAACAAGTAAATTATAACATATCAACAAGGACTTAAGGATGAAGCAATCAATTGCATTTACACCGAGCTTAATCATCGGTGCTACTATCGCATTGTCAGCAGGTTTTAGTACAACAACTTATGCTGCACAGCAAACTGCAGAAAAAGTAGAACGTATTCAAGTAACAGGCTCTCGTATCAAACGTTCCGATATAGAAGGCCCATCACCAGTACAATCCATTAATAAAGAAGACATCGAAAACATGGGTTATGACAACCTACAGCAGCTGCTTGAAAGAATGCCTGTTGCAGGTAATGGTACCTTTTCAACCCGTGGTAATAACCAAGACTCGACCGCTAATGGTTCAGCTGCAGTCAGCCTTCGTGGTTTAGGGGCTGATGCTACCTTGGTACTTATTAATGGTCGTCGTGTTGCTATAAGCGCATTTGCAGAAGGGATCACCAACTCATTTGTTGATATAAACAGTATTCCTGTTTCAGCAATCGAACGTATTGATATTTTAAAAGATGGCGCATCAGCAATCTATGGCTCTGATGCTGTAGCAGGTGTTGTAAACGTTATCTTGAAAAAAGACATCGACGGTATTGAAGTTAATTTAGGTTACGGCGGCACAGATGGTCCTAACTATGAAGAAACCACGGCTAGCATTGTTTGGGGTACAACAAGTGCAAAAAGTAGTGCATCCGTTATTATTGATTACTTTAAAAACACTTCTTTATCATCAGATGAAATGGGCCGCTTAGGTACCGCTAATCAGTCTCCATATGGCGGTGAAGATTTCCGTTCTTCACGTGGTTTCCCTGGCTACTTCTATGTTGATGGCGTTAAAACAATCGACCCTGCATGTCCTGCAGAAAACGCAACATCAAGCGGTAGTTGTTTATTTGACTATGGTCCATTCGGCTATATTGCCCCTGCATCAGAACGTGTGGGCGCAATCTCACAATTTGAATACCGTTTTGACAATGGCATCACCGGCTTTTTAGAAATGGCTGTACAGCATAACAGCTCAGTTGCAGCGGGTGCACCAACGCCACTTGATGAAGATGCGGGTTTAACCGTACCAGGGAATCATCCAAATAACCCGTTCGGTCAAGATATTGAAATTGGTCGTTACAGAACAGTGGATGCAGGTGCGCGTCAATGGGATATCGAATCAGATACATTACGTTTTGTTGCTGGTTTAAAAGGTGAAATTAACGACTGGAGTTGGGAAACAGCGGTACAAAAAGGTCGTAGCAAGTCATTACAAACAGGCGATCGCTCACAAGGTTGGGTTCGCACCGACTTCTTACAACAAGAAATTGACGCTGGCAACTACAACCCATTTGGCGGCACTTACAACGATCCGGCTGTAATTGACAGGATTACTACAAGCTTGGTTCGCCAAGGTGAGTCTCATATGACGTCGTTCGATGCTAACATCTCAGGTGAAGCATTTAGCTTTGGTGACGATGTTGTCATGATGGCGGCCGGTATTGAGTACCGTGAAGAAGACGTAACTGATACGCCTGATGATCAATTTCAACGTGGATTAATCTTTGGTACCGAGTCTGTTTCAGCTGCCGCAGAACGCGACCAGTACGCTGCCTATGTAGAGTTTTCAATTCCACTTGCTGAAAACTTAGAGTTACAACTTGCTGGCCGTTACGATGATTACAGTGACTTTGGCACTACGACAAACCCTAAAGTCGCTTTACGCTGGGCACCTACAGATGAAATCACAGTTCGTGGTTCTTGGGCGCAAGGCTTTAGAGCACCTTCACTGGCACAAGTAGGTTTAGGGCCATCTCAGGAGAGTCAGTTTTTTATTGATAACTACCGCTGTGATGCAACAGGTAAAGATTGTGATGCGCTAGATTACAACATTGAATTTGCCGGTAACCCAGATTTAGAAGCTGAAGAGTCTGAATCTTGGAATGTCGGGTTTATTTGGGCACCCACAACTGACTTTGGTTTAAGTGTTGATGTGTGGAGTATCACTCAAGATAATAAAATTGATGAGCAAGAGTTTGGTCCAATTTACAACTCAGAGTGTAATAACCAAAATAGTACGGTATGTGTACGCTTACCACCATCAGGTACTGACAGCCTAGGAACTATTCAAAAGATTTTCAGTACTTTTGAAAATGTATCATCACAAGAAGTTTCTGGCGTTGATATTTCAGCAAACTACAATCATTCACTGGATGATTTAGGCTTACTAAAATTCAATTTAGAATGGGCTTACCAAGATAAATTTGAAAAAGATGGTCGCGATTACACTGGTGAATATGGTTACCCAGAGCACCGCTGGATTTTCTCAACTAACTGGGAAATTGGTCAGTTCAACACAAACATGAACATTAGTTATGTAGGTGAGTTTGAAGATACGCCAGATATCGACTTCGATGGTAACTTAGACTTCGATAGTAATACATCGCGTACTGTTGATTCACAAGTACTGGTAGATTTACAAACATCATACCGTATTACTGAGTCAGCAAAAGTATCACTAGGTGTGAACAACTTATTTGATGAAGAGCCACCGTTTGCAATTGGTGACGGTGATTCAGATCTGTATGGTTACGCATCGGGTGTACACAACCCTCGTGGTCGTTACATTTACACTAAAGTTAGCTTTTCGTTTTAATTTAAAATAATAAAAAAACCGCCATTTTGGCGGTTTTTTTTCTCAAACTAAAGGGCTAAATTATAGCTCGCCTTCGTTTTCAGATAAGAATTTAGCGACGCCTTCAGGGCTTGCATCCATTCCTTTTTTACCTTCAGTCCAACCAGCAGGACATACTTCACCGTGCTCGCTGTGGAATGCTAGTGCATCAACCATACGGATCATTTCGTCGATGTTACGACCAAGTGGTAAATCGTTCACTACTTGGTGACGTACGTTACCTTCTTCGTCGATTAGGAAAGAACCACGAAATGCAACGCCCGCTTCTGGGTGCTCAACGTCGTATGCTTTACAGATTTCGTGTTTAACGTCTGCAACTAGTGCGTATTGAACTTTACCAATACCGCCGTCTGCTACAGCCGTGTTACGCCATGCGTTGTGTGAGAATTGTGAATCGATAGAAACACCAATTACTTCTACACCACGTTTTTGAAATTCTGCATAACGCTTATCAAAAGCAATAAGCTCAGAAGGACATACAAAAGTGAAATCTAGAGGGTAGAAAAAGATTACTGCTTTTTTACCTTTGATTTTTTCGTGAAGGTTATAGCTATCTACAATCTCACCGTTACCTAGAACAGCTGCAGCGGTAAAGTCTGGTGCCTGGCGGCCTACTAATACACCCATTTTATTCTCCAAATATTTTGAGTTTATTGTCAATTGCATACGCAATACTGATAGTAATATGGGCGCTAATTTATAAATTACAATAGCAACCATATATAATTGATGATTATTCTATGGCTATCAAAAATAAATTAACAATCGTATTTATAGATAGCACCGTTCTAAAATAACGAACGCTTAACTAATGAACGGATTTTTATTCATAAAAAAACCTGCTTAAAGCAGGTTTTTTTACTAATCCATAATATCGCTAGGCATATCACCACGAATATGTTGCCATATTTCACCGGTTTGATGACCATACTTGCGCATCATGAATATTGCACCATCGTGCTCTTTATTTTCAGCAAGTTTGGTTAAATCTTTATAGAATTGACGTGCAAGCTCACGGGTGCGAGGATCTGAAAAGTAATGACAACCTATTTTAGAATAAAAGCCTTTGAAACCATTAAGGATCAGCACATAAATGCGGTTGTTACCAGCGACAGCTAACTCATGGTGTACTTTATAGTCATAATCAGCAAACGCTTGCGCGCTGTCTTCTAGCTCATCACTTTGCGATAAAATTTCAATAACACGTTCTGGTGCAAGCTTTATAGCTGCACGGGTGTAAATTGCGCTAATGTTGGTGCGTGCTGAAAGTAACTGATCGGTTAACTCTGGCATTTTGTCTTCGTCTAAACGTGCCAGTGTTTCAAGAATGTTTAATCCTGACGTTTCCCAAAAATTATTAACGCGAGTGGGTTTACCATGTTGGATTGTTAACCAACCGTCTCTGGCTAATCGTTGTAACACTTCACGCAATGTGGTTCTAGTAACACCAATTAACTCTGAGAGTTCACGCTCAGCTGGCAGAATTGAACCTGGAGGAAAATCACCATTCCAGATTGACTCTACTATGTACTCCTCAGCAAATCCTGCTGGGCTTTTCGCTTTAAAAATTCTCATTCAATTCCTACTCGAATTAATTCACATTACATCGCTACATACGATTAACTGACTGATTGTACCAGACAAGACGCAACTAACAAGTAAAGTAAGTTAAATTACCTAGGTATGTGATTAAAAAGGTAACTTTACTTGTATTATTTACCAGTTTTACCGATAGATTTTAAACACAATATGAATGCCAACCTATTATTCATACGAGACACTTTGACTATCATTCTATAGTTGTTTACACCCTCTATAAGCTGGACTAACTTAATGGCATTAACCAGACTATTAAGCGCCTCTTTAGGGAAAAATCATGCAACAGAGCATCCCATCTGCAATGTTTATAAATTTTTTAGGTAAAGCTCCTCAATGGTATAAATATACCATTATTGCATTTTTGATAATTAACCCGCTGCTATTTCAATTAAGTCCCTATTTATCTGGTTGGGTATTAGTTATTGAGTTTATTTTTACACTGGCTATGGCACTTAAGTGTTACCCATTGCAGCCGGGTGGGCTGCTTGCTATTGAGGCGCTATTAATTGGCATGACATCAACGGCGCAAGTTGAACATGAGATAGCGCAGAATTTGGATGTACTTTTATTGCTAATTTTTATGGTGGCCGGTATTTACTTCATGAAAGATCTGCTGCTGTATATTTTTACCAAACTAGTGGTCTCTGTGAGAAGTAAAACTGTTTTATCGCTTGCTTTTGCAATGGCTGCGGCGTTTCTATCTGCATTTTTAGATGCATTAACCGTAATGGCCGTGGTGATTGCAGTGGCTATGGGTTTTTACAGTATTTACCATAAGGTAGCCTCAGGAAAAGACTTCATTAGTGAACACGATATTAATGATGATAACCAAGTAAAAGAAGTTAACCGACAAGAGCTTGAAGAATTCCGTGCGTTTTTACGCAATTTACTCATGCATGCTTCCATTGGTACTGCACTAGGTGGCGTATGTACTATGGTGGGTGAACCACAAAATTTAATCATTGCCGAACGAGCAAGTTGGCTCTTTGGTGAATTTTTTTTACGAATGCTACCAGTTACGTTTCCCGTACTTATCGCGGGCTTATTCACTACCTTTATATTAGAAAAAACAAAAACCTTTGGCTACGGTGCTAAATTACCAGAAACAATCCATGCTATTTTAAAAAACCATGCACAAACCCTTGATAAAAAACACAGCAAACGCGATAGAGTTAATTTAACCATTCAAGCATTAATTGCCATATGGTTAATTACTGGCTTAGCGTTACATTTAGCCACTGTTGGATTAATTGGTTTGTCAGTTATTAT
Coding sequences within it:
- a CDS encoding type II toxin-antitoxin system RatA family toxin, whose product is MPQIEKSALVMYSTKEMFDLVNDVEAYSQFLPNCSDSKIIKQHDNNMTASLEISKAGIKKWFTTENTLIDEQTVMLRLVDGPFKTLQGRWHFQQLDTHACKVNLQLEFEFSSKLIELAFGKIFNDVAKNMVSAFTQRAKTVYGERA
- the smpB gene encoding SsrA-binding protein SmpB — encoded protein: MAKKNSSKSTSNTIALNKKARHEYFLHDKFEAGVELQGWEVKSIRAGKVNISETYIHLKNGEAFLLGSTIQPLNSASTHVICDPLRYRKLLLSRRELDRLVGATERDGYSLVATAMYWKKCWVKLEFHLAKGKKMHDKREDGKNKDWSREKERLMKHKV
- a CDS encoding TonB-dependent receptor, translating into MKQSIAFTPSLIIGATIALSAGFSTTTYAAQQTAEKVERIQVTGSRIKRSDIEGPSPVQSINKEDIENMGYDNLQQLLERMPVAGNGTFSTRGNNQDSTANGSAAVSLRGLGADATLVLINGRRVAISAFAEGITNSFVDINSIPVSAIERIDILKDGASAIYGSDAVAGVVNVILKKDIDGIEVNLGYGGTDGPNYEETTASIVWGTTSAKSSASVIIDYFKNTSLSSDEMGRLGTANQSPYGGEDFRSSRGFPGYFYVDGVKTIDPACPAENATSSGSCLFDYGPFGYIAPASERVGAISQFEYRFDNGITGFLEMAVQHNSSVAAGAPTPLDEDAGLTVPGNHPNNPFGQDIEIGRYRTVDAGARQWDIESDTLRFVAGLKGEINDWSWETAVQKGRSKSLQTGDRSQGWVRTDFLQQEIDAGNYNPFGGTYNDPAVIDRITTSLVRQGESHMTSFDANISGEAFSFGDDVVMMAAGIEYREEDVTDTPDDQFQRGLIFGTESVSAAAERDQYAAYVEFSIPLAENLELQLAGRYDDYSDFGTTTNPKVALRWAPTDEITVRGSWAQGFRAPSLAQVGLGPSQESQFFIDNYRCDATGKDCDALDYNIEFAGNPDLEAEESESWNVGFIWAPTTDFGLSVDVWSITQDNKIDEQEFGPIYNSECNNQNSTVCVRLPPSGTDSLGTIQKIFSTFENVSSQEVSGVDISANYNHSLDDLGLLKFNLEWAYQDKFEKDGRDYTGEYGYPEHRWIFSTNWEIGQFNTNMNISYVGEFEDTPDIDFDGNLDFDSNTSRTVDSQVLVDLQTSYRITESAKVSLGVNNLFDEEPPFAIGDGDSDLYGYASGVHNPRGRYIYTKVSFSF
- a CDS encoding peroxiredoxin C, coding for MGVLVGRQAPDFTAAAVLGNGEIVDSYNLHEKIKGKKAVIFFYPLDFTFVCPSELIAFDKRYAEFQKRGVEVIGVSIDSQFSHNAWRNTAVADGGIGKVQYALVADVKHEICKAYDVEHPEAGVAFRGSFLIDEEGNVRHQVVNDLPLGRNIDEMIRMVDALAFHSEHGEVCPAGWTEGKKGMDASPEGVAKFLSENEGEL
- the fadR gene encoding fatty acid metabolism transcriptional regulator FadR, translated to MRIFKAKSPAGFAEEYIVESIWNGDFPPGSILPAERELSELIGVTRTTLREVLQRLARDGWLTIQHGKPTRVNNFWETSGLNILETLARLDEDKMPELTDQLLSARTNISAIYTRAAIKLAPERVIEILSQSDELEDSAQAFADYDYKVHHELAVAGNNRIYVLILNGFKGFYSKIGCHYFSDPRTRELARQFYKDLTKLAENKEHDGAIFMMRKYGHQTGEIWQHIRGDMPSDIMD
- the nhaB gene encoding sodium/proton antiporter NhaB, translating into MQQSIPSAMFINFLGKAPQWYKYTIIAFLIINPLLFQLSPYLSGWVLVIEFIFTLAMALKCYPLQPGGLLAIEALLIGMTSTAQVEHEIAQNLDVLLLLIFMVAGIYFMKDLLLYIFTKLVVSVRSKTVLSLAFAMAAAFLSAFLDALTVMAVVIAVAMGFYSIYHKVASGKDFISEHDINDDNQVKEVNRQELEEFRAFLRNLLMHASIGTALGGVCTMVGEPQNLIIAERASWLFGEFFLRMLPVTFPVLIAGLFTTFILEKTKTFGYGAKLPETIHAILKNHAQTLDKKHSKRDRVNLTIQALIAIWLITGLALHLATVGLIGLSVIILATSSAGIIEEHQLGKAFEEALPFTALLCVFFSVVAVIIDQQLFTPVITWVLTFEGQLQLVMFFVANGLLSMVSDNVFVGTVYINEVAAALKAGQITRDQFDLLAVAINTGTNLPSVATPNGQAAFLFLLTSTLAPVLRLSYGRMVYMALPYTFVLTCVGLSATYLGLSDLTSLFYKFELIQHHIPVANTGH